The Pogona vitticeps strain Pit_001003342236 chromosome 6, PviZW2.1, whole genome shotgun sequence genome contains a region encoding:
- the ZBTB4 gene encoding LOW QUALITY PROTEIN: zinc finger and BTB domain-containing protein 4 (The sequence of the model RefSeq protein was modified relative to this genomic sequence to represent the inferred CDS: deleted 1 base in 1 codon) has protein sequence MAPVVEVTDTGHASSLLLQLNEQRLRGQFCDITIIAEDTKFKAHKNVLAASSFYFKEVLSEESVCRQPGQILELPDIQADIFSDILNFIYNSRLSVSSPAAAKEIGALGRRLGITRLETLDDPEAKMDDPSVVSSRPCSSPIDLTCPSRSAEPSSPVSFQDLAKVSSPGHDVHPDTETETAKILYNLSSVAVAPPPSDMAFMLKGSVGWDRSSPPGDDASAAANAEGAQDPASPCSPPSGASYPASSTFCCSSCNRSFTTSSALSLHVKLHRTRRSLSCRQCGKTFIHIKRLQTHEVLCREGEKPKEGAPSGETPPDPGLLSKPTVAPSSSKKGLMFRHRGPPRGDYLSDQDHFVKVVDGHIIYFCTVCERSYMTLSSLKRHSNVHSWRRKYPCRYCDKVFALAEYRTKHEVWHTGERRYQCIFCWETFVTYYNLKTHQKAFHGINPGLISSEKTPNGGYKPKLNALKLYRLLPMRSQKRPYKTYSQGLVPDNLLLPAQPLPVTIGDSDSLDGNLVSSLGTGDVASVFAPNGNNSLELPEVDCFHGQEPPSTAERSVSPSAEKKAQPEKQPGVLATEPPTVIAYGRPTSSVIVHSTLVKSQPPSVITYNSRSSEAPSETGPLPAPGSSQPPPSTVVAKPIKKQVLRDYIQSQKAEEQALETNGSEHGHRARGPRAGRTMTYMAKPAYVGAASESRTAPLCQITVRIGEEAIVKRRISETDLMLDKGSGRVGGSRRFDFSRGENVEKLDPLPATPHGKHGDRTYGNESGEEESDHGDTEDQLWRPYYSYKPKRKACGGAGAAAPKTKKSRWRRRLRSLRWLKRTEKAEEEEEEEEASTCASVVTSEPASADVSGGPGGASESEGASLPHRAGGGRGSEWKHVCGVCGKLFSALKKLRKHERVHGRLEDHSLVALSAAPPHRVGRKPLVKFTCAHCAKVCKTAAALSRHMKRHEGKPAEEAPVPAPTTVITYSKKAPEPPWPLPPSPTIKEETTQEMQVSSSSGEPLLCLPDEVPEEDPAPMELAVYDDDRTLTSVPAEENPPPLGGNQSPFPEEPLPPGHPPPLEATASLVEMLPSLPHSLQDPVISHTGLLQKPVLTPQQAEEERYPVQEYPLPLLVPSSCRTRKDLEDKSSFLAYPSTIQFNAVGRAGSSEGDAKVSFYPDPYPLMYGHQLLAAYPYNFPLPVALNMVVPDDKGQPLPFLPSVFTYAMNPCRSEAHEGGAGSHGGLAVAGSAVRESRGGDPAAAAERLKKGGLL, from the exons ATGGCTCCTGTTGTGGAGGTCACAGACACCGGGCACGCGAGCTCCCTCCTGCTCCAGTTAAACGAGCAGCGCCTGCGGGGCCAGTTCTGCGACATCACGATCATCGCGGAAGACACCAAGTTCAAGGCGCACAAGAACGTCCTCGCAGCCTCCAGCTTCTACTTTAAGGAGGTCCTCTCAGAGGAATCCGTGTGTCGCCAGCCGGGCCAGATCCTAGAGCTGCCGGACATCCAGGCAGACATCTTCTCCGATATTCTCAACTTCATCTACAACTCTCGTCTCTCGGTGTCCAGCCCGGCGGCTGCCAAGGAGATCGGAGCCCTTGGCCGGCGGCTGGGCATCACCCGCTTGGAAACGCTGGATGACCCCGAGGCCAAGATGGACGACCCTAGCGTTGTCTCCTCTCGTCCCTGCAGCTCGCCCATTGATCTCACCTGCCCCTCTCGATCCGCCGAGCCTTCCAGCCCCGTTTCCTTCCAGGATCTGGCCAAAGTGTCCAGTCCAGGGCACGACGTCCATCCGGACACTGAAACCGAAACGGCCAAGATCTTGTACAACCTCAGCTCAGTGGCCGTCGCCCCGCCTCCCTCGGACATGGCTTTCATGCTGAAGGGGAGCGTCGGTTGGGACCGCAGCAGCCCTCCCGGGGATGATGCTTCAGCCGCAGCGAATGCCGAAGGCGCTCAGGATCCGGCTTCTCCTTGCTCACCCCCGTCAGGAGCTTCCTACCCGGCCAGCAGCACGTTCTGCTGCAGCAGCTGCAACCGTTCCTTCACCACGTCTTCTGCACTCAGCCTCCACGTGAAGCTCCACCGGACACGGCGTTCCTTGTCTTGCCGGCAGTGCGGGAAGACTTTTATCCACATCAAACGCCTGCAGACCCACGAGGTCTTGTGCAGGGAAGGGGAGAAGCCCAAAGAAGGTGCACCCTCGGGCGAGACGCCGCCGGACCCTGGGCTGCTTTCCAAGCCGACGGTCGCTCCGTCATCTTCCAAGAAGGGCCTGATGTTTCGCCACCGGGGGCCGCCCCGTGGAGACTATCTCTCCGACCAGGACCACTTCGTCAAAGTGGTGGATGGCCACATCATCTACTTCTGCACGGTCTGCGAGCGGTCCTACATGACCCTCTCCAGCCTCAAGCGCCATTCCAACGTCCACTCGTGGCGGCGGAAGTACCCGTGCCGTTACTGCGACAAGGTCTTCGCCCTCGCCGAGTACCGCACCAAACATGAAGTCTGGCATACCGGGGAGCGGCGTTACCAGTGCATCTTCTGCTGGGAGACCTTTGTCACCTACTACAACCTAAAGACCCACCAGAAAGCCTTCCATGGGATCAACCCGGGTCTCATCTCCTCCGAGAAGACCCCCAACGGAGGCTATAAGCCTAAACTCAACGCTCTGAAGCTCTACCGCCTCTTGCCCATGCGCTCCCAGAAGAGGCCCTATAAGACGTACAGCCAAGGGCTGGTTCCAGATAACCTTTTGCTCCCAGCTCAGCCCCTCCCTGTGACAATAGGGGACAGTGACTCTTTAGATGGAAACTTGGTGTCTTCGTTGGGCACCGGGGATGTTGCGTCTGTCTTCGCCCCCAACGGCAACAACTCCTTAGAGCTTCCGGAGGTGGATTGCTTTCACGGGCAAGAACCTCCGAGCACTGCGGAGAGATCCGTGTCTCCTTCTGCTGAGAAGAAGGCGCAGCCGGAGAAGCAGCCAGGAGTGCTGGCCACGGAGCCCCCCACCGTCATCGCTTACGGCCGGCCGACGTCTTCCGTGATCGTCCACAGCACCTTGGTGAAGTCCCAGCCCCCCTCGGTGATAACGTACAACAGCCGGTCTTCGGAGGCTCCGTCAGAAACCGGTCCCCTGCCTGCCCCGGGATCGTCGCAGCCCCCGCCTTCCACAGTGGTGGCAAAACCCATCAAGAAGCAGGTGCTGAGAGACTACATCCAGTCGCAGAAGGCCGAAGAGCAGGCGTTGGAAACTAACGGGAGCGAACACGGGCACCGGGCAAGAGGCCCGCGGGCCGGCCGGACCATGACCTATATGGCCAAGCCGGCGTACGTGGGCGCCGCCTCCGAAAGCCGGACGGCTCCACTCTGCCAGATCACGGTGCGCATCGGCGAGGAAGCCATCGTCAAGCGGCGAATCTCGGAAACGGACCTCATGCTGGACAAGGGCAGCGGGCGAGTCGGAGGCAGCCGACGCTTCGATTTCAGCCGAGGCGAGAATGTCGAGAAGCTGGACCCACTTCCAGCCACTCCCCACGGCAAACATGGGGACAGGACGTACGGCAACGAGAGCGGCGAGGAGGAGAGTGACCACGGGGACACTGAAGACCAGCTCTGGCGGCCGTACTACAGTTACAAACCTAAACGGAAGGCGTGTGGTGGCGCCGGCGCGGCGGCACCAAAGACCAAGAAGTCACGGTGGCGGCGCCGGTTGCGCTCGCTGCGCTGGCTGAAACGGACAGAgaaagctgaggaggaggaggaggaggaggaggccagcaCCTGTGCCAGTGTGGTGACTAGCGAGCCTGCCTCGGCGGATGTCTCGGGAGGCCCTGGGGGCGCCTCAGAGAGTGAGGGGGCTAGTCTGCCCCACAGAGCGGGCGGCGGGCGTGGCTCGGAGTGGAAGCACGTGTGCGGCGTTTGTGGCAAACTCTTCTCGGCCCTCAAGAAGCTGCGGAAACACGAGCGGGTGCATGGGCGCCTGGAGGACCACTCCCTGGTGGCCTTGTCGGCCGCCCCCCCTCACCGTGTTGGCCGCAAGCCCTTAGTGAAGTTCACTTGCGCCCACTGCGCTAAGGTGTGCAAGACAGCGGCGGCCCTGAGCCGCCACATGAAGCGGCATGAAGGCAAACCTGCGGAGGAGGCCCCCGTGCCGGCCCCCACCACGGTGATCACCTACTCGAAAAAGGCCCCTGAGCCGCCC TGGCCGCTACCCCCGTCACCCACCATCAAGGAGGAGACCACTCAGGAGATGCAGGTGTCGTCCTCGAGCGGAGAGCCCCTCCTCTGCCTGCCGGATGAGGTGCCGGAAGAGGATCCTGCGCCCATGGAGTTGGCGGTGTACGATGATGATAGGACCCTCACTTCCGTGCCGGCAGAGGAAAATCCGCCGCCTTTGGGAGGGAACCAGTCCCCTTTCCCCGAGGAGCCGCTCCCGCCGGGCCACCCGCCGCCTTTGGAGGCCACCGCCAGTCTGGTGGAGATGCTGCCGAGTTTGCCCCACTCCCTCCAAGACCCTGTCATCTCTCACACTGGCCTGCTGCAGAAGCCGGTCCTCACGCCGCAGCAGGCGGAAGAGGAGCGGTACCCAGTCCAGGAGTACCCCTTGCCCCTGCTAGTGCCAAGCAGCTGCCGGACCCGGAAGGACCTGGAGGACAAATCCTCGTTCCTCGCCTATCCGAGCACCATCCAGTTTAATGCCGTCGGCCGAGCAGGCAGCAGCGAGGGGGATGCCAAGGTGAGCTTCTATCCGGATCCGTACCCGTTGATGTATGGGCACCAGCTCCTGGCTGCCTACCCGTACAACTTCCCTTTGCCCGTGGCTTTGAACATGGTCGTGCCGGATGACAAGGGCCAGCCGCTCCCCTTCCTGCCCAGCGTCTTCACCTACGCCATGAACCCGTGCCGGAGCGAGGCGCACGAAGGGGGCGCCGGATCCCACGGGGGCTTGGCCGTGGCCGGCAGCGCGGTCCGCGAGAGCCGAGGAGGAGATCCGGCTGCCGCTGCGGAGAGGCTGAAGAAAGGGGGCCTTTTGTGA